A stretch of Planococcus citri chromosome 5, ihPlaCitr1.1, whole genome shotgun sequence DNA encodes these proteins:
- the LOC135849374 gene encoding ribonuclease T2-like, translating into MNSFVDKENSFALYVFWGLVVTLLAIRVIKYLSYKHETFEVDYLVLAVTWPISICSSFKKERNCAHKCDLSEDNWIIHGFWPHQNLGNHKQQISYYCPSSPFNHTELEPIRNLMEEYWPTKKSCWNNSQLWEHEWSKHGTCALQLKPLSSQLKYFQRTLELYKEYDVTKALNDCNIRPNDLLLYRKDDIVDCFVNHFKKSPRLSCKQSNKKFLTEVMLCFDKELVLQDCKTFPALNKDNCKGALILAYPAQI; encoded by the exons TGAATTCGTTCGTAGACAAAGAAAACTCCTTTgcattatatgtattttgggGATTGGTAGTGACACTTTTAGCAATACGCGTTATAAAGTACTTGAGCTATAAACACGAAACCTTCGAGGTCGATTATTTGGTATTGGCGGTGACATGGCCCATTTCAATTTGCAGTTCGTTCAAAAAGGAAAGAAATTGTGCTCATAAGTGTGATTTGTCAGAAGACAACTGGATAATACATGGATTTTG GCCGCATCAAAATCTTGGAAATCATAAACAACAGATAAGCTACTACTGTCCTTCATCACCGTTCAACCACACTGAACTAGAACCAATTCGAAATCTAATGGAGGAATATTGGCCAACCAAGAAGAGCTGTTGGAACAATTCCCAATTGTGGGAGCATGAATGGTCGAAACATGGAACTTGTGCCTTACAACTCAAGCCTCTGAGCAGtcaactgaaatattttcaacggaCTTTGGAATTGTATAAAGAGTACGATGTGACAAAAGCGTTAAACGATTGTAATATTCGCCCGAATGATTTGCTATTATATCGGAAAGACGACATCGTAGATTGTTTTGTGAaccatttcaaaaagtctccgCGGTTATCATGCAAA CAGAGTAATAAGAAGTTCTTAACGGAGGTCATGCTCTGTTTTGATAAGGAGTTGGTTTTGCAAGACTGTAAGACTTTTCCTGCCCTAAATAAGGATAACTGTAAAGGAGCTCTCATACTCGCATATCCAGCTCAAATTTGA